A stretch of Polypterus senegalus isolate Bchr_013 chromosome 5, ASM1683550v1, whole genome shotgun sequence DNA encodes these proteins:
- the terf1 gene encoding telomeric repeat-binding factor 1 isoform X1, with the protein METEEVNAVDLAMSEGFMQVAAVAKKWMVKFMSHSLYYYFSNDRHDEFKTTIDVLQAMIDAFDPAVISGLHKTMNVCQFLSRILNGKETDGFFEDERISPLESAFLIWQVIRDEQESEDDVVYNEIHNLLAVQAVAVYMEQGKFKHASEVLDRISEKHDLEESFKMKLSLIVSKKDTFHQLILNFSYQRLIEKVKMFVTSIMEKRRPDFLLMAAASTVTSRKQKCLSAQTSEDNESCTSSEKENKLESNDGQPETFQSSSKKGKIEEMEHLCHLPNGKEHPIQLRPKRRLFTMQQLCQDESTSGISLCQENKDLKERPLYFRLQKRVIKHNSQIKESKKRRPWKYEEDQHLIAGVKHFGVGHWTKILQHYTFKGRTGVMLKDRWRTLKKNMIVYTDE; encoded by the exons atgGAGACTGAGGAAGTAAATGCTGTAGATCTGGCTATGTCAGAGGGTTTTATGCAAGTAGCTGCTGTAGCTAAAAAATGGATGGTAAAGTTCATGTCGCATTCTCTTTACTATTACTTCAGCAATGACAGACATGATGAGTTTAAGACGACGATTGACGTTTTACAAG CGATGATAGATGCGTTTGATCCTGCAGTCATCAGTGGTCTGCATAAAACAATGAATGTTTGTCAGTTTTTATCACGAATCCTAAATGGAAAAGAAAcgg ATGGTTTCTTTGAGGATGAGAGAATATCACCCTTGGAATCTGCTTTTTTGATCTGGCAAGTCATCAGAGATGAGCAAGAGAGTGAAGACGATGTAGTTTATAATGAAATCCACAATCTCCTGGCAGTACAG GCTGTGGCAGTTTACATGGAGCAGGGAAAATTTAAACATGCTTCAGAAGTACTTGATAGAATTTCAGAAAAGCATGACTTGGAAGAG TCCTTTAAAATGAAGCTTTCTCTCATTGTCTCAAAGAAAGACACATTTCATCAATTGATTTTGAACTTCAGTTATCAACGTCTAATAGAGAAAGTAAAGATGTTTGTAACTTCAATTATGGAAAAACGTCGTCCTGACTTTCTTTTAATG GCTGCAGCAAGTACTGTAACATCACGCAAACAAAAATGCCTTTCTGCACAAACATCAGAAGATAATGAAAGTTGCACatcatcagaaaaagaaaataaacttgaaaG TAATGATGGACAGCCTGAAACTTTTCAGTCAAgcagtaagaaaggaaaaat TGAAGAAATGGAACATTTATGCCACCTACCAAATGGAAAAGAACATCCTATCCAATTAAG GCCCAAAAGAAGACTTTTCACTATGCAACAGCTTTGTCAGGATGAAAGCACATCAGGCATTTCTTTGTGTCAAGAAAACAAAGATTTAAaag aGAGGCCTTTGTATTTCCGATTACAGAAAAGAGTCATTAAACATAATTCACAAATTAAAGAATCAAAAAAAAGACGG CCTTGGAAATATGAGGAAGATCAGCATCTGATTGCAGGAGTAAAACATTTTGGAGTGGGACACTGGACAAAAATTCTTCAGCATTACACTTTTAAAGGCCGTACTGGTGTTATGCTTAAAGACAGGTGGCGAACTCTAAAGAAGAATATGATTGTTTACACTGATGAGTGA
- the terf1 gene encoding telomeric repeat-binding factor 1 isoform X2, translated as METEEVNAVDLAMSEGFMQVAAVAKKWMVKFMSHSLYYYFSNDRHDEFKTTIDVLQAMIDAFDPAVISGLHKTMNVCQFLSRILNGKETDGFFEDERISPLESAFLIWQVIRDEQESEDDVVYNEIHNLLAVQAVAVYMEQGKFKHASEVLDRISEKHDLEEKDTFHQLILNFSYQRLIEKVKMFVTSIMEKRRPDFLLMAAASTVTSRKQKCLSAQTSEDNESCTSSEKENKLESNDGQPETFQSSSKKGKIEEMEHLCHLPNGKEHPIQLRPKRRLFTMQQLCQDESTSGISLCQENKDLKERPLYFRLQKRVIKHNSQIKESKKRRPWKYEEDQHLIAGVKHFGVGHWTKILQHYTFKGRTGVMLKDRWRTLKKNMIVYTDE; from the exons atgGAGACTGAGGAAGTAAATGCTGTAGATCTGGCTATGTCAGAGGGTTTTATGCAAGTAGCTGCTGTAGCTAAAAAATGGATGGTAAAGTTCATGTCGCATTCTCTTTACTATTACTTCAGCAATGACAGACATGATGAGTTTAAGACGACGATTGACGTTTTACAAG CGATGATAGATGCGTTTGATCCTGCAGTCATCAGTGGTCTGCATAAAACAATGAATGTTTGTCAGTTTTTATCACGAATCCTAAATGGAAAAGAAAcgg ATGGTTTCTTTGAGGATGAGAGAATATCACCCTTGGAATCTGCTTTTTTGATCTGGCAAGTCATCAGAGATGAGCAAGAGAGTGAAGACGATGTAGTTTATAATGAAATCCACAATCTCCTGGCAGTACAG GCTGTGGCAGTTTACATGGAGCAGGGAAAATTTAAACATGCTTCAGAAGTACTTGATAGAATTTCAGAAAAGCATGACTTGGAAGAG AAAGACACATTTCATCAATTGATTTTGAACTTCAGTTATCAACGTCTAATAGAGAAAGTAAAGATGTTTGTAACTTCAATTATGGAAAAACGTCGTCCTGACTTTCTTTTAATG GCTGCAGCAAGTACTGTAACATCACGCAAACAAAAATGCCTTTCTGCACAAACATCAGAAGATAATGAAAGTTGCACatcatcagaaaaagaaaataaacttgaaaG TAATGATGGACAGCCTGAAACTTTTCAGTCAAgcagtaagaaaggaaaaat TGAAGAAATGGAACATTTATGCCACCTACCAAATGGAAAAGAACATCCTATCCAATTAAG GCCCAAAAGAAGACTTTTCACTATGCAACAGCTTTGTCAGGATGAAAGCACATCAGGCATTTCTTTGTGTCAAGAAAACAAAGATTTAAaag aGAGGCCTTTGTATTTCCGATTACAGAAAAGAGTCATTAAACATAATTCACAAATTAAAGAATCAAAAAAAAGACGG CCTTGGAAATATGAGGAAGATCAGCATCTGATTGCAGGAGTAAAACATTTTGGAGTGGGACACTGGACAAAAATTCTTCAGCATTACACTTTTAAAGGCCGTACTGGTGTTATGCTTAAAGACAGGTGGCGAACTCTAAAGAAGAATATGATTGTTTACACTGATGAGTGA